A region from the Pogoniulus pusillus isolate bPogPus1 chromosome 13, bPogPus1.pri, whole genome shotgun sequence genome encodes:
- the AP1S3 gene encoding AP-1 complex subunit sigma-3 isoform X4 — protein sequence MLLFSRQGKLRLQKWYTTLPDKEKKKIIREIVQLVLSRNQKTSSFVDWKDLKLVYKRYASLYFCCAIEDQDNELLTLEVVHRYVELLDRYFGNVCELDIIFNFEKAYFILDEFIIGGEVQETSKRSAVKAIEESDMLQETVEEYMNKPAF from the exons ATGCTGTTGTTCAGTCGGCAGGGGAAGTTAAGGCTGCAGAAGTGGTACACGACGCTGCCAgacaaagagaagaagaagatcATCCGGGAGATCGTCCAGCTCGTTCTGTCCCGCAACCAGAAAACAAGCAGCTTTGTTGACTGGAAAGACCTCAAGCTTGTTTACAAAAG GTATGCCAGTTTGTACTTCTGCTGTGCAATAGAAGACCAGGACAATGAGCTGCTGACACTAGAGGTCGTCCATCGATACGTGGAGCTTCTGGACAGATACTTTGGAAAT GTCTGCGAGCTGGATATCATCTTTAACTTTGAGAAAGCTTATTTTATTCTGGATGAGTTCATCATCGGTGGAGAAGTGCAAGAAACTTCCAAGAGGTCTGCAGTGAAAGCCATAGAAGAGTCTGACATGTTGCAGGAG ACAGTGGAAGAGTACATGAACAAGCCTGCCTTTTGA
- the AP1S3 gene encoding AP-1 complex subunit sigma-3 isoform X3 codes for MIHFMLLFSRQGKLRLQKWYTTLPDKEKKKIIREIVQLVLSRNQKTSSFVDWKDLKLVYKRYASLYFCCAIEDQDNELLTLEVVHRYVELLDRYFGNVCELDIIFNFEKAYFILDEFIIGGEVQETSKRSAVKAIEESDMLQETVEEYMNKPAF; via the exons ATACACTTCATGCTGTTGTTCAGTCGGCAGGGGAAGTTAAGGCTGCAGAAGTGGTACACGACGCTGCCAgacaaagagaagaagaagatcATCCGGGAGATCGTCCAGCTCGTTCTGTCCCGCAACCAGAAAACAAGCAGCTTTGTTGACTGGAAAGACCTCAAGCTTGTTTACAAAAG GTATGCCAGTTTGTACTTCTGCTGTGCAATAGAAGACCAGGACAATGAGCTGCTGACACTAGAGGTCGTCCATCGATACGTGGAGCTTCTGGACAGATACTTTGGAAAT GTCTGCGAGCTGGATATCATCTTTAACTTTGAGAAAGCTTATTTTATTCTGGATGAGTTCATCATCGGTGGAGAAGTGCAAGAAACTTCCAAGAGGTCTGCAGTGAAAGCCATAGAAGAGTCTGACATGTTGCAGGAG ACAGTGGAAGAGTACATGAACAAGCCTGCCTTTTGA